Genomic window (bacterium):
GCGATATACACCTTGACAATCGAACGTTGATTCTATATATTCGAGCCCGTTTAAATTACGTGTTCGTGGCGTAGTCCCGGCTTTCGTCGGGATAAACTCCGCTCGGTAGCGCCAATGTCAGAGACTTAGTTTAGAAACTGTTTGAAATAATTTGATATATGTTCGGGGCGTAGCGCAGCCCGGTAGCGCGCCTGTTTTGGGAGCAGGATGTCGGAGGTTCAAATCCTCTCGCCCCGACTCAATAAGACCCTCTGAGTAATCAGAGGGTCTTTGATTTTACTGCTAGTTTTGTATATTAATACATCACATAGTGCCCATCAAAAAATCAAACCCGTCTCAAAGAAATGACTAAGACAGATCTTACCTATAGTATAAAATCCAAAGCGTTGGAAATCGGCTTTGATAAAGTGGGCATTGCCAAGGCAGATAAAGTTGCGTCGACGTCATTGCTTGAACGGTGGCTGACATCCGGCTTCCACGGCACGATGAAATGGATGGAAAATTATTTTGATAAAAGAGCGGATCCGAGGAAACTTTTTCCAGGCGCGAAATCGGTTGTTTCCGTTGCACTCAATTATTATACACCGCAACCAATACCGAATGATCCCGAAATGGGAAAGATCTCACGATATGCATGGGGTGACGATTATCATGATATTGTGAAAGAAAAGTTGCGCCAACTGCTTAACGAAATACAGTCACTATGTCCTGATGCAGAAGGAAAGAGTTGCGTTGATACCTCGCCCATGATGGATAAATACTGGGCAACTCAGGCCGGGATCGGATGGCAAGGCAAAAACAGCAATGTGATTACAAAGGAACTCGGATCATGGGTGTTTTTAGGAGAAATAATATTAAATGTGGAACTCGATTATGATGAGTCGATCAGCGATTTTTGCGGAACGTGCAACCGGTGTATTGATGCTTGTCCGACACAGGCCATTACAGAGCCTTATGTTGTAGATTCGAATAAGTGTATTTCTTACCTAACCATCGAATACCGTGGCGAAGCCTTTCCGGAACAGGTGGCGCAGCCATTCAATAACTGGATTTACGGCTGTGATATATGCCAGGATGTTTGTCCATGGAACATTAAATTTGCTGAAACGACTGCAAATGAACAATTTTTCCCAAGGCAAAATAATTTAAACCGAAATGTAAAAGAGTGGGAATCGCTCAGTGAGGACGAGTTCAATAATCGATTTAAAAAAAGTCCCGTTAAGAGAACAAAATACACCGGATTTGTCCGGAATGTGAAGCATGTATTGTCACAACTGACAAAACTTTGAGCAAATGAAGGTATGATCCGCCTTGACTTTTACGCATAATTTTCGGAATTTTGGTCGTTCACACCAAGTTTGTTAATTCAGAAATTATTAAGAATTTTACTCACCGCAACACAGGAGGATCTATGGCAAAGAAGTCAACAAAAAAAGCGGCTTCAAAGAAACCTGCGAAAAAGAAAGTTGTGAAGAAAAAAGTAGCAAAGGCAATTAAAAAGGCCGCACCGAAAAAAACCGTTAAAAAAAGCGGAAAAAAATCATCAAAGAAGGCGCCGGCGAAAAAAGTTGCGAAACTGACTTTGGAACAATTGAATTTAAAAGTTCAGAATAAAGTGGAAGGGTTTATTAAGCAATTATATAAAAAGAACTACGAACGACACGAAGACGGGCGGTTTTTGGTTTTTGAAGGCTCGACCGTTGTTCAGACCGTCATTCGCCCCTGGCACAGCAACGATGTGGTAGTAGAATCATTTTCATATGTCGTTCAGGACGCGCGCCTTGACGAAAATCTTATGAAATTTCTACTTAGGGAAAACGCCGTTCTGCATTTCGGTTCGTTTGGCATTACCTACGACGGAACAATTATATTCAGCCATTCACTCGCTGGGGCCAACTTGGATGAGAATGAGTTCAGCGCATCAATGAAATCCGTAGCCCGAATTGCAGATCATTACGATAACCAGATTGTTGAAATGGCCGGAGGTATGACCGCCCGGGAAGCTATGAAAAAAGGTATTATGTAACGGTTGTTTAGAACTGAGTTTTGAAAACCAGCGTGGTTAACCGACGCTGGTTTTTTTATGTTCGGTATTTTATTTTCCGGTCACCGG
Coding sequences:
- a CDS encoding YbjN domain-containing protein, which encodes MAKKSTKKAASKKPAKKKVVKKKVAKAIKKAAPKKTVKKSGKKSSKKAPAKKVAKLTLEQLNLKVQNKVEGFIKQLYKKNYERHEDGRFLVFEGSTVVQTVIRPWHSNDVVVESFSYVVQDARLDENLMKFLLRENAVLHFGSFGITYDGTIIFSHSLAGANLDENEFSASMKSVARIADHYDNQIVEMAGGMTAREAMKKGIM
- the queG gene encoding tRNA epoxyqueuosine(34) reductase QueG produces the protein MTKTDLTYSIKSKALEIGFDKVGIAKADKVASTSLLERWLTSGFHGTMKWMENYFDKRADPRKLFPGAKSVVSVALNYYTPQPIPNDPEMGKISRYAWGDDYHDIVKEKLRQLLNEIQSLCPDAEGKSCVDTSPMMDKYWATQAGIGWQGKNSNVITKELGSWVFLGEIILNVELDYDESISDFCGTCNRCIDACPTQAITEPYVVDSNKCISYLTIEYRGEAFPEQVAQPFNNWIYGCDICQDVCPWNIKFAETTANEQFFPRQNNLNRNVKEWESLSEDEFNNRFKKSPVKRTKYTGFVRNVKHVLSQLTKL